A genomic region of Zygotorulaspora mrakii chromosome 7, complete sequence contains the following coding sequences:
- the PFA4 gene encoding palmitoyltransferase PFA4 (similar to Saccharomyces cerevisiae PFA4 (YOL003C); ancestral locus Anc_6.28) yields the protein MASKLKWPWLGIAIPCFLIALLSYGSHFFILANFASRSKQIWFECSVTMIWISYYLAIYTNPGKNDRPIHPKKYEWKRYCKKCKNFKGQRTHHCKTCKQCVVMMDHHCPWTMNCVGLENFPHFMRFLFWVIVTTGFLSFQLLCRVVYLFKHKNLPHYMFHTSELIFLTVLTPLDSFVLLSIALLFCRCLSNQIFSGRSQIEVWEMERLEALFYSKRLIPQLIHSVKEVFPEAHLLQREDEFTKLLNDRRLRFEDVVNFPYDIDVWTNTVNLLGSPWLWLWPFSKPKVSGMNFPKNELSELSLGSSTLDMFLSLPWPPDCCKNGVKIVVPSNKMETSMKNGEQLIRRRSPEPEQYVPRTKWQNDWGENLEDFGVDVETDDPEGTREEID from the coding sequence ATGGCAAGCAAACTGAAGTGGCCATGGCTCGGAATAGCTATTCCGTGCTTCTTGATTGCCCTGCTTTCCTATGGTAGTCACTTCTTTATTCTGGCGAATTTTGCATCACGAAGTAAACAAATATGGTTTGAATGTAGTGTAACAATGATATGGATATCGTACTATTTGGCAATTTACACAAATCCCGGTAAGAACGATCGTCCAATTCATCCTAAGAAATATGAATGGAAAAGATACTGTAAGAAATGCAAGAATTTTAAAGGACAAAGGACCCATCATTGTAAGACATGCAAACAGTGCGTGGTTATGATGGATCACCACTGCCCTTGGACAATGAATTGCGTCGGATTAGAGAATTTCCCACATTTTATGCGGTTTCTCTTCTGGGTCATTGTAACTACTGGATTCTTGTCATTTCAGCTGTTATGCCGAGTGGTGTACCTTTTTAAGCACAAGAACCTTCCACACTATATGTTTCATACTTCAGAGCTTATATTTCTGACCGTGCTAACGCCTCTCGATTCTTTCGTGCTGCTGAGTATCGCACTGTTGTTTTGCAGGTGCCTTTCCAaccaaattttttctgGCAGATCACAGATCGAAGTCTGGGAGATGGAGCGACTGGAAGCTTTGttttattcaaagagattgatTCCTCAGTTAATCCATAGCGTAAAGGAAGTATTTCCAGAAGCTCATTTGCTACAAAGAGAGGATGAATTCACTAAACTCCTCAATGACCGCCGGCTACGGTTTGAAGATGTGGTAAATTTCCCATATGATATTGACGTCTGGACAAATACCGTGAATTTACTTGGATCTCCCTGGCTATGGTTATGGCCCTTCAGTAAACCGAAAGTAAGCGGCATGAATTTCCCAAAAAATGAACTCTCGGAGTTAAGTCTGGGGTCAAGTACGCTGGATATGTTCTTATCCCTACCCTGGCCTCCTGATTGCTGTAAAAATGGTGTAAAAATTGTAGTTCCCTCCAATAAAATGGAaacttcaatgaaaaaCGGGGAACAACTAATAAGAAGAAGGTCACCAGAGCCAGAGCAATATGTGCCTAGGACTAAATGGCAAAATGACTGGGGGGAAAACTTGGAGGATTTTGGCGTCGACGTTGAGACAGACGATCCAGAAGGCACTAGGGAAGAGATAGATTGA